The Ktedonobacterales bacterium genome has a window encoding:
- a CDS encoding type II secretion system F family protein: MQQLMIFGLAGMMMLGILLIFAGLRRAAVRQRSSISSRLEAFGARNAPLNAGKQAGGGGLQIAGMVDRAVSRQTFAQRLARDLARANLKITVGEYLVAVAVFVCIAILIGLVTRNVVICLVLIFGAIALPRLYVSRKRSARLRDFNNQLADTITLLANSLRSGYSLLQAMELVSREARPPMSMEFERVVREVGLGLSPEEALANLVRRIQSDDLELMVTAINVQREVGGNLAEILDTISSTIRERVKLKGEIKVLTSQQQYSGYIIAAMPIALALILFAINPTYMLRLFTETHWCGICLIGSSLVMIISGFFVILKIVNIEV, encoded by the coding sequence ATGCAGCAACTTATGATCTTTGGGCTGGCAGGGATGATGATGCTGGGCATCCTGCTGATCTTCGCCGGACTTCGCCGAGCTGCTGTCCGCCAACGATCCTCCATCAGCAGCCGGTTAGAAGCCTTTGGAGCGCGCAACGCCCCACTGAACGCGGGAAAGCAAGCAGGAGGCGGAGGGCTGCAAATAGCAGGCATGGTGGATCGCGCGGTAAGCCGCCAGACCTTTGCCCAGCGGCTGGCTCGTGATCTTGCCAGAGCGAACCTCAAGATTACAGTTGGCGAATATCTGGTGGCTGTCGCTGTCTTTGTCTGTATAGCCATCCTCATCGGGCTGGTCACGAGAAACGTCGTCATTTGCCTGGTGCTGATCTTCGGAGCGATTGCGCTGCCGCGTCTCTACGTCAGCCGCAAGCGTTCGGCACGCCTGCGGGATTTCAATAACCAGCTTGCCGATACAATCACGCTGCTGGCAAACTCGCTGCGCTCTGGCTACAGCTTGCTCCAGGCGATGGAACTCGTCTCGCGGGAGGCGCGCCCGCCAATGTCTATGGAGTTCGAGCGGGTGGTGCGTGAAGTGGGCCTGGGCCTCTCGCCAGAGGAGGCGCTGGCAAATCTGGTGCGGCGCATTCAGTCCGATGACCTGGAACTGATGGTCACGGCCATTAACGTACAGCGCGAAGTCGGCGGGAATCTGGCCGAGATTCTGGATACCATCTCCAGCACCATCCGCGAGCGCGTGAAACTAAAGGGCGAGATCAAAGTCCTGACATCCCAGCAGCAGTACTCTGGCTATATCATTGCGGCCATGCCTATTGCGCTGGCGCTGATCCTTTTTGCCATTAACCCCACCTACATGCTGCGGCTGTTTACTGAGACGCACTGGTGCGGCATCTGCCTGATCGGAAGCAGCCTGGTAATGATTATCTCTGGATTTTTTGTGATTCTCAAGATCGTCAATATTGAGGTCTAA